The uncultured Methanobrevibacter sp. genome has a segment encoding these proteins:
- the pgsA gene encoding archaetidylinositol phosphate synthase: MLQSLRPLLTRILNPLARNLNINPNIVTVISPFVAVLAAYGFANHNMILGCVAILLSGFLDVVDGAVARFHGRASPFGAFLDSTMDRFADAIIYIGIIFGGYCDWFVGVLAIHSAITVSYVRARAESQGAECNIGIAERAVRMIILMVGAIIGYFAGDIYFTYIIYILVILSYFTVAQRIIHVWRQLK, encoded by the coding sequence ATGCTTCAAAGTTTAAGACCATTATTAACAAGAATATTGAACCCGTTAGCTCGAAATTTAAACATAAATCCGAATATTGTAACTGTAATCTCACCTTTTGTTGCGGTGCTTGCAGCCTATGGATTTGCCAACCACAACATGATTTTAGGATGCGTGGCAATACTCCTTTCAGGTTTTCTTGATGTCGTTGACGGTGCGGTTGCAAGATTCCATGGAAGGGCATCCCCATTCGGAGCGTTTCTTGACTCCACAATGGACAGGTTTGCAGATGCAATCATCTACATTGGAATAATATTTGGAGGATACTGTGACTGGTTTGTCGGTGTACTGGCGATTCACTCAGCAATAACAGTAAGTTACGTAAGGGCAAGAGCGGAATCCCAGGGTGCGGAGTGCAACATCGGAATAGCTGAACGCGCAGTTCGTATGATAATCTTAATGGTTGGAGCAATTATAGGATACTTTGCGGGAGACATCTACTTTACATACATCATTTACATTCTGGTAATCTTATCATACTTTACAGTCGCCCAAAGAATCATACATGTTTGGAGGCAATTGAAATGA
- a CDS encoding L-threonylcarbamoyladenylate synthase: MKVVKTSIDNFDEDIIFEAINVLARGGVVLYPTDTVYGLGANIFDNKAVRRIFDIKQRSFLKPISILVRDIDAIDLVAKTTLGQKNTIKNYLPGPYTFILNKRKIVPRVITSGLVNVGVRVPDCELACRLASIFPITTTSANLSDDEVLSNPSEILEQLDCEVDMVIDVGELKSNHASSIVDLTGFKPKIIRK; encoded by the coding sequence ATGAAAGTCGTAAAAACAAGTATTGATAATTTTGATGAAGATATTATTTTTGAGGCCATAAACGTCCTTGCCCGTGGTGGTGTGGTGCTGTACCCTACCGATACCGTGTATGGGCTTGGGGCAAATATTTTTGACAACAAGGCCGTAAGAAGAATTTTTGATATTAAACAGAGAAGCTTTCTGAAACCTATTTCAATACTTGTACGTGACATTGATGCAATCGATCTGGTTGCCAAAACCACACTCGGCCAGAAAAACACCATCAAAAACTATCTTCCCGGACCATACACATTCATCTTAAACAAAAGGAAGATTGTACCGAGGGTAATCACCAGCGGTCTTGTTAATGTCGGTGTAAGGGTGCCTGACTGTGAGCTGGCCTGCAGGCTTGCAAGCATTTTTCCGATAACCACCACCAGTGCCAATCTCTCTGACGATGAGGTTTTAAGCAATCCTTCAGAAATTCTCGAGCAGCTGGACTGTGAAGTGGATATGGTCATCGATGTCGGCGAGTTAAAGTCAAATCATGCCTCATCAATCGTTGATCTGACCGGTTTCAAGCCAAAAATAATAAGAAAATGA
- a CDS encoding ABC transporter ATP-binding protein, with product MNAVEIRDLYKSYEGGKIKALNGINLTIADGEFVSIIGPSGSGKSTLLNMLGALDVPDSGSISVAGEDLASSKKLNEFRGEKIGFIFQLHNLIPNISVVENVEIPMYTQKMSSKEMRQKALKLLDDVGLKDKADIKPNKLSGGERQRVAIARALANNPSIILADEPTGSLDSKTSTRILRQLIDLHEDKNVTLIIVTHDMDVAKLADRVVEVLDGEIISAGDESLIHSKIDV from the coding sequence ATGAATGCTGTAGAGATTAGGGACTTATATAAAAGCTATGAAGGTGGAAAGATTAAGGCATTGAACGGAATAAACCTCACAATTGCCGATGGGGAGTTCGTATCAATCATCGGGCCGTCAGGTTCAGGAAAATCAACACTTCTCAATATGCTCGGAGCACTGGATGTGCCGGATTCCGGAAGCATCAGCGTTGCGGGTGAAGACCTGGCAAGCTCAAAAAAGCTGAATGAATTCAGGGGTGAAAAAATCGGTTTCATTTTCCAGCTGCACAATCTGATTCCAAACATTTCAGTTGTGGAGAATGTGGAAATTCCGATGTACACCCAAAAGATGTCCTCAAAGGAGATGAGGCAAAAGGCATTGAAACTTCTCGATGATGTTGGTCTTAAAGATAAGGCTGACATCAAACCCAATAAGCTGTCCGGTGGTGAGCGTCAGAGGGTGGCAATTGCCCGTGCACTAGCAAATAATCCTTCAATAATATTGGCAGATGAACCAACAGGATCACTAGATTCAAAGACAAGTACTAGAATACTTCGTCAACTAATTGATTTGCATGAAGATAAGAATGTTACACTGATAATTGTAACTCATGATATGGATGTGGCCAAACTTGCAGACAGAGTTGTTGAGGTTTTGGACGGTGAGATAATATCTGCCGGTGATGAATCTTTGATTCACAGTAAAATTGATGTCTAG
- a CDS encoding DUF357 domain-containing protein, translating into MSDLESPEKIAKDIAKLERNLNQVAHITFEGKEKEVYDRAIDYWNDSKYYLEKEDMRTAFGCIEYSHGLLDALRMIHGII; encoded by the coding sequence ATGAGTGATTTGGAAAGTCCTGAAAAAATAGCAAAAGACATTGCAAAACTGGAGAGAAACCTGAATCAGGTAGCCCACATTACCTTTGAGGGAAAGGAAAAGGAAGTGTATGACAGGGCCATAGACTATTGGAACGATTCAAAATATTATCTTGAAAAGGAAGATATGAGGACTGCATTCGGTTGCATCGAATACAGCCACGGTTTGCTTGACGCATTAAGGATGATTCATGGAATCATCTAA
- a CDS encoding type II toxin-antitoxin system VapC family toxin has product MKKILLDSSFIIAIFRKNDPLHQRAIENREVLDNECYISNGIISEVMTILGQKTKDVALVRLAYNYMKDNFTIINESDINMYNDNVFSIFEKYNKNKFKLGFIDCSEVVIYEYYDLDYVASFDGEFKLFDEINLLDLN; this is encoded by the coding sequence ATGAAAAAAATTTTATTGGATTCATCATTCATCATTGCAATATTTAGAAAAAATGACCCTCTACATCAAAGAGCAATAGAGAACAGAGAAGTTTTAGATAATGAGTGTTACATCTCAAATGGAATTATATCTGAAGTAATGACAATACTTGGCCAAAAAACAAAGGATGTTGCATTAGTTAGGTTGGCATATAACTATATGAAGGATAATTTCACAATCATCAATGAATCAGATATTAACATGTACAATGATAATGTATTTTCAATATTTGAAAAATACAATAAAAACAAATTCAAATTAGGATTTATAGACTGTTCCGAAGTCGTAATATATGAATATTATGACTTGGATTATGTTGCAAGCTTTGATGGAGAATTCAAACTATTTGATGAAATTAACTTGCTTGACTTAAATTAA
- a CDS encoding virulence RhuM family protein translates to MTEENEIQRTLLYIGDEGEVSMDVIVDPKMETFWATQKTMAEVFNVKVPAISKHLKNIFEEGELQKNSVVSKMEITASDGKKYNTNFYNLDAIISVGYRVNSKNATHFRIWATKQLKELIIKGFVLDDELLKNGSRFGIDYFTQLLERVRDIRSSERRFNQKITDIYATSFDYNKDAQLTREFFATVQNKLIYAVSGHTAAEIIAERSDSEKTNMGLTNWSNPNGKIILSDVVISKNYLNEKELKRLNSLVDGFLTLAEARALNEIPMSMGDWKQVLDDYINLNLLPILEGKGKISSNDAKKIAKDEYDKFKVIQDKHYQSDFDKLIIDIKRVEGVN, encoded by the coding sequence ATGACTGAAGAAAATGAAATACAAAGAACTCTGTTGTATATTGGTGATGAGGGTGAAGTGTCAATGGATGTAATTGTTGACCCGAAAATGGAAACATTTTGGGCAACTCAAAAAACAATGGCTGAAGTATTTAATGTTAAAGTTCCAGCAATAAGTAAACATTTAAAAAATATTTTTGAAGAAGGTGAATTACAAAAAAATTCAGTTGTTTCCAAAATGGAAATAACTGCATCTGACGGCAAAAAATATAATACAAATTTTTACAATTTGGATGCTATTATATCAGTAGGCTACAGAGTAAACTCTAAAAATGCAACACACTTTAGAATATGGGCTACTAAACAATTAAAAGAATTGATAATCAAGGGATTCGTTTTGGATGATGAATTGTTGAAAAATGGTTCCAGATTTGGGATTGATTATTTCACTCAATTGCTTGAACGAGTAAGAGACATCAGGTCATCTGAGCGAAGATTCAATCAAAAGATTACAGATATCTATGCAACAAGCTTTGATTATAACAAGGATGCTCAATTGACTCGTGAATTCTTTGCAACAGTTCAAAATAAGTTAATCTATGCAGTCAGCGGTCACACTGCTGCAGAAATTATTGCTGAGAGAAGTGACAGTGAAAAAACTAATATGGGTTTGACAAATTGGAGCAATCCAAATGGTAAAATCATTTTAAGTGATGTTGTAATCTCTAAAAATTACCTTAATGAAAAAGAGTTGAAACGCTTGAATTCATTGGTTGACGGTTTTTTAACACTTGCCGAAGCGAGAGCTTTGAACGAGATTCCAATGTCAATGGGTGACTGGAAACAGGTTTTGGATGATTATATTAATTTGAATTTGCTACCGATTCTTGAAGGAAAAGGTAAAATTTCCTCAAACGATGCTAAAAAAATTGCAAAAGATGAATATGATAAATTTAAAGTCATTCAGGATAAGCATTATCAGTCCGATTTCGATAAGTTGATTATTGATATAAAAAGAGTGGAAGGTGTTAATTAG
- the pyk gene encoding pyruvate kinase has product MKKTKVICSIGPASNSVEVMGEMVNGGMDCARINFSHATREDILKTREVVREVRKICNKPVAILYDTKGPEFRTLEFKDDGVTLEEGETIHMSKNCTVGNENEFGVNHSEAIDFINVGDKVLLDNALYELEVIGKSDDAVELKALGKVKIQDHKTVNVPGVDLKLEFLSDVDKSDIAFAAKHSCDYLALSFVNTKEDVLAARQIIEDAGGDACIISKIESRMGIENIDDIIEASDGIMVARGDLGVEVPLEELPMLQKDIIRKCREKGKFAIVATEMLASMYENPRPSRAEVSDVANAVLDGTDCVMLSGETTVGKYPVAATEIMSRICKYVESTIDYTKHVAYKGTIETSDTIAKLVVDAVEYSDIKLIVTPTMTGFTASKISNLRPNSIILACCPSSHIAEKVVLNFGVKPVITEIFEDTDEMVESARKIAREEFNLDEGDLIIITGGFPLGESRTTNYLRILEV; this is encoded by the coding sequence ATGAAAAAAACAAAAGTAATATGCAGTATAGGTCCGGCATCCAATTCCGTTGAGGTCATGGGCGAAATGGTCAATGGAGGTATGGATTGCGCACGTATCAATTTCAGCCATGCAACAAGGGAAGATATACTCAAAACAAGAGAGGTTGTTCGTGAAGTTAGAAAAATTTGCAACAAGCCTGTGGCCATTCTCTACGATACAAAGGGGCCGGAATTCAGAACACTTGAATTCAAAGATGACGGAGTGACCCTTGAAGAGGGTGAAACCATTCATATGAGCAAAAATTGTACTGTAGGCAATGAAAATGAATTTGGAGTCAACCACAGCGAAGCCATTGACTTCATTAATGTGGGGGACAAGGTTCTTTTGGATAATGCATTGTATGAGCTTGAAGTCATCGGGAAGAGTGACGATGCAGTTGAGCTGAAGGCATTGGGCAAGGTCAAAATCCAGGATCACAAGACCGTTAATGTTCCGGGTGTTGACTTGAAACTGGAATTCCTTAGTGATGTGGATAAAAGTGACATTGCATTTGCCGCCAAGCATTCATGTGATTACCTGGCGCTGTCATTTGTCAACACAAAAGAGGATGTTCTCGCAGCCCGCCAAATCATTGAAGATGCAGGCGGTGATGCATGCATCATTTCAAAGATTGAAAGCCGAATGGGTATTGAAAACATCGATGACATAATTGAAGCGTCCGATGGAATCATGGTTGCCCGTGGGGATTTGGGTGTTGAGGTTCCCCTTGAGGAGCTGCCGATGCTTCAAAAGGACATCATCAGAAAATGCCGTGAAAAGGGCAAGTTTGCAATTGTTGCAACAGAAATGCTTGCTTCAATGTATGAAAATCCAAGACCTTCAAGGGCGGAGGTTTCAGATGTTGCCAATGCCGTTCTGGATGGAACCGACTGTGTGATGCTTTCAGGTGAAACCACTGTCGGTAAGTATCCTGTGGCTGCCACTGAAATCATGAGCAGAATCTGTAAATATGTGGAGTCAACCATAGACTATACAAAGCATGTCGCATACAAGGGAACAATAGAAACCAGCGACACCATTGCCAAACTGGTTGTTGATGCGGTTGAATACTCCGATATCAAACTGATTGTCACACCTACCATGACAGGATTTACCGCAAGTAAAATCAGTAATTTAAGGCCAAATTCCATAATATTGGCATGCTGTCCGTCCAGCCACATTGCAGAAAAGGTGGTCCTGAACTTTGGTGTCAAGCCTGTGATAACTGAAATATTTGAAGACACTGATGAGATGGTTGAAAGCGCAAGGAAAATCGCCAGGGAAGAATTCAATCTCGATGAGGGGGATTTGATAATAATCACAGGAGGATTTCCTCTGGGTGAGTCAAGAACCACCAATTATTTGAGGATTCTTGAAGTGTGA